The Chrysemys picta bellii isolate R12L10 chromosome 5, ASM1138683v2, whole genome shotgun sequence DNA segment tcacaagacacgCTTTGGTTAAATATTCTGACAACAGCATGTTGGGTGTGGCCTTTGCCTGTTGGCGTAAAGGGGGCTCTTAGGGTCACTCTAGAGATGGAAAAATAAAGATCTGCTCAAGCCTAATTTTAAAGCCCAACCCAACCCTGACTTGACCACAGCCAATCTGAACCCAGCCCAAGCATGTGCGGTTGTTTCATACCCAACACTGGTATTTGGGTTTTGGCAGGTTGCAAGGGTCAAACCTCTGGCCCAGAATGCATTTTCTTTACTTTGTTTCTCCAGAGAGCCATTGAAGTTAAttaccccagccccactctcccaccacagcccatcagctcctccctgccccagccagcaatGCACACCGAAGGGTGGCCAGTTTCCCCCTCTCCAGGGCCACTGTCCCAAGACCTGTGTGTTAGTGCCACCACCTCAGCCTCGGAAGTCAGGCTGGTGGGCCTTCCTGCTCCCCATTCTCCGTGCCCCAAATCTATTTCCGAACGGCTCCTTCCTGTAGGGTCTGGCTGCATGTCCTGCCTACTGGCCACTGCTGCCTCCCTGAGCTGTGCATGCTGCGGAAAAAGAGGCACGGCAACTTGTCAGCACAGCACAGTGAGGCGGCGGtggccagcaggagtggggcaggcagccactGCTGTACCAACCTCCGATGTAGCTGGTGCTCAGAGACTGCCTGACTCAACTCGAGCCTGAGTGTCAGGTTGTTCTCCACCTGATCCATCCTGAACCCAACACTTGTAGTCAGGGCTCATTGGATTTGGGGTCCATTGCAAGGCAAAGAAACAACCCATTTTGTCTATCTGGTATTTCTAGTACTCCCTTCACTACAGTAATGTAGGGACCAGAGAGAGACTCAAAAGTGATAGGGCCAATCAAGAGATGTGCCCCTAGCTCAACGGTGGGAAAAGCAGGGTGATGCTACAGCTTACAAAACAATAGCAGCTAGATCTGTGGAAGTTTCATAAGCTACTCAATCAAATCACAGAAGGTATATTATTTCTGATGAAATGCTGTGTGCGACACACCTACACATAGACTTTcatgctgtggtcacccaggaagtGTCTCTTCATTGTACAATTTTGGGGGATGATTACTGGAATTTAGATAAGcatgttatgcaggaagtcagataaAATGGTCATAATGataccttctgaccttaaaagcTATTGTGGCTGTGTTTCTGGAGACCCAGATCTAGTTTGGGTTTCAGCTGCCAGCATAAGAAACTAAGGACCTCCCACATCCATGTATGTAAATCAGAAGGAACTCCAGTTAAGTCAATACACTAGTTTAAAACCAGGGTAAGTGAGGTCAGAATCATGCCCCAAATAGTAATTTAGTGACTTGATATCATATAAGACAGTGacattaaaaaaattgtgtaGTTCCTAGCAAACTTTTTATTCTCTTTGATTATCCCAAATCATTagtttcaattttattttcagaGTCTGGGATGACTATGAACAAGGTTTTGGAAATTTTGTTTTGAGAAATGGTGAATACTGGCTTGGAAATAAAAATCTTCACTATCTCACCGATCAAGGTAAGACTTgtacagaaatatttttcttccttaGTGGCCTTTGCAATACAGGAAAATTTACCATCTGTTTCTGCTTTGCTCTTTCAGGACCAGTGCACTAAAACCAGTGCAATTTGCACTAATGTAAATCCTGAGTCACACCACTAGTTTGAATGGGATTGTTTAGAATTTACAGAAGTGTAAATTAGATCAGAATCTGGATCTCAGTTCCTAATAAAGGATTCAAACTCTCATTGGGCCAATGTGTCAATGGTGTGCAGGGAGCCTCAACAGAGCAATGCTCCGCAGTTCATAAGGCCACTGTCCCCCAAGCCCTTAAGTGGTTCTCAGATCCTTCCTCTCCCAAGCAGAACTGAATCAGTTTAACTGACAGTCCTGACCCAGTCAGTGAACTGCATTAGTTCCATTTAGTCAGGACATGTAGTAGCCACATATGTGACACAATCTGACTGACAGTGCAGGTCTGGGTGTTTTCTTATTTCTCCTACTCCTGGGAATGCTAACAGTGTCTCCATATTTCTAATAACTGAAGGCAGTTAATCTCCTATTGTCCTAACATAACCTcctctaaaggcttgtctacacttaaaacattgcactggtgcagctgcgccactgtaacacttcagtgaagatgccacctacaccaacaggaggggttctcccatcagcataggtaatccacctccctgggaGGCAGTAGCTACCATGGGGGTaaggttggtttaactgcatcactcaagggtgtgagttatactgacctaatttcctactgtagaccaggcctaaattatTGCTTGTTAGATCTTATGCTTCAATTTAGTCTACTCATTCCTCCTCCCAAAACCTTCAAAAGGCAGACTTCCTAAATTACTCTGATGATAGTTCACACTGGCACCATGCCCCTCATTGCTCAATCAACCTTTGAACATACTCTCCTTAGATAAGAAGTCCAGCTCAATGGGGTTGAATGggtgtaagtgaaagaagaatttATTCTATGCATTTAGGGCCATATCTTCAATTGGTTTAAatttggcacagctccattgaagtcattggaacgatgtcagtttacaccatctgaggatttggCTCTGTAGATTAGAAAATTAAACAGAGGACCCTAAGACTCAAATTTTTGATTTGAATGCAAATTTCCCCAAACTTTGAGGAAGGGCAAATCCAGGATTATGGCTGGATCCCCTTTCCTACTTTCATCAGCAACTCACAAATCCTACCAATGTGAGGGTTGGCTGGCTTATATTGGGAAACttgtaccagtgtaactccatcaaTTTCTGATACAGATCAGCCCTGTATGTTTTGTGAAGGGAGAAATACTagtaaaaattaatgtaaaatgtCTAAAGTTTGACTCCAAGCATTGTAGTCTGTGATACACTCACCTTTATAGACCTTCACTAGAAAATGTGGTTTTAGCAGAGGCAacgcatggggggggggggcatgcggGGTGACGTGCCCcaccagatttgctgcttggcttgtactgagcatgctcacatggactgagcatgctcagtaagactgctgaagctggctgccctcactctgttcccctcccctgctcactACTGGCAGGCACAGGTCATCTCTAGGCCTTAGTGACTATTATAATCTGTATATTGAAGTATATTCCACATCTTTTTATCTTCTTTCTTCCTCAACACTTAAGCATTTCTTGCTATTCCTTGTTTTACAACAATTTTAGGAGCATAATTTAAAGAAGATGGTGCCAGAATAATATTAGTTTCTTATAGAAATTGCTGTGATCTTTATTCATATGAATTTGTCCCATAactttttaaatatgtaaatgCAAATGTGAAAATAAAAAGGCTTGTGGGAGCAAAAGAAAGAACATAAATAGGATTTTAGTCTCATTGTATAACACAATGGCTTTATTCTGAGGAATGCTGAGAGAGGTTGAATTAACATGAAtaaatatttgttgttgttttgctaaGGAAACTATACCCTAAGAATCGATCTCTCTGATTTCGAAGGAGTACGGCGATTTGCACAATATAAAAGCTTCAGAGTTGCTGGTGAAGAGGTAATAAAATACTGAATAACTTCATTAATCagtaaattcattttttaaatgaaagcttggaTTCTGTAGGCAACAGAAAAAATATTATGGCAGGCCATATAATTATAGATTCCACAACTTTCATATACATATATGGTTTTCTAATATCTCTTATTAACACATTTCCTTTCTCACCAAGACCTTAGAATTTTTGATAATGTAATAAACACATTGGTTTAAGTTCATAAATTGATTTCACACAATCATACTTGGTGCCTGTCTTTAAAGATTTTAAATTAGTTTTCTGGTTCTTCAGCAACCTTTTAATAACAAACTGTTTTCATGACCTTTGCTGATGTTATCAATGATGTTGGTTACAAAGATTTTTTGACATGAAAATGTTCAACATAAGATGAAGTTTTTATTAagcaaaattagctctgttaAAGGGTAAATCACGGAGAATACTCTTTGTTAACAAAGGCCTTAATTTAGCAAGGAACTTAAATATGTGgctaattttaagcatatgagtagtccttTTGCAGTAAATTCACTAGGACTATACATGGTTAAATTTAGGCAAtacttaagtatcttgctgaattggggccaaatAGCCCAATTATGCCTCCTGGTAGGTGCTGCCTATCCTAAACAATCACTAATGTAAGATCCCATTGTTTTGGAGGCAGTGGGAGTTAAAAGCATTCAACAGCTTATAGAAgccactcagcaccttgcagaattgaaCCCTAAAAGCCTACTTTATAGACAGCTATTTAAAGTTCTTGAAAATTCTTTTGTCTTACTGAGCATCCTCCCAGTTGCCTTTTATACTGTGTTTAAATGGCAAGAGCTAAATGACATGCCATTTCGGAGTTTATATTAAATAACAGTGAATGGAATGTATATTTCCTAGTTAATACCCATATTTGTTAATAACACCCAGAGATTAGTCTAATTTTTCTCTCCCCATTTTTCATTAGAGCTCATACCAGCTGAGCTGTGGAGAATACTCTGGCACAGCTGGTGACTCCCTTACTGGGGGGTTTCACCCTGAAGTGAAATGGTGGGCTGATCACCGAGGAATGAAATTTAGTACACAAGACAGAGACAATGACAACTATGAAGGGAACTGTGCTGAGGAGGACACAGCTGGCTGGTGGTTTAACAGGTCAGGTATTTAATGAGAATACCAATACTAGTGATTATGATATCTCTTGGTTACATATGAGGTAGGAACATATGATATTAGGTAGGATTGGTATCATTAATTGTAATTAGGTAATCTGTCATTGACCCCTATCACAGACACCTCAGCACTTGCCCACATGCCTGAGTCTGACCCTTGAACGAACTGCTGGACTGATACCCTGTATCACACCATCTCCAACTTGCATTGGACTGAGAGAAGGGATTTACTATGTGCTGGGATCTGCATTCCAACTTCTCACCTTGCTGTCCATCTAACTGTGTTTATTCTATCTCCAATGTACTGATTCTCTTTAAGCTCTCTGACTTTCATTCAAGCAGGTCATCTTGAACACACATTACCACTGCTTCCTATTCTTACATTTCCCCAGTATTTAACTAGATCAGATGTGACATTTGTGCAGGCTATATGACAAGTTAGTGGTAGGGTTGAGTTAATAGATGTCTAATGTTAGGGGAACCATTTTTCACCTCACTTCACAGGGTCTCAAGCTCATTGTCCATTCATCAAGATGGAAATGCACCCCCCTTAATTAGGTGTTGTTCTCAGAGAGATTATTCTGAGAAGGAAACTTCCTTAAATATGATGAAgtcaaagtttttaaaatgtaacatttctTATACTTGTATATGCAAGGTGACACAGAAGATTGAACATAAATGATAAATAACCTTGGCCTTGAATATATGGGCAGCTATCTATATAGGTTCACTTGAATAATAAGATAAATATAGCTATAAGGTGAAGCTATGCAATATATAGCTATAAAAGGCAGTTCAAAGAAGCATATTATCACAATGCAATCTCAGTTCACTTGGCAAGAATTGCCAGGCAGGATCAGCTccagtgtgtgtctctctctgtgtcacCCTTTGTAACCCTCACTTACCAAAATTCAATACCACTTTCTTTGAGAGGACTGAGATAAGTTAGGCCGATCTCATTACCTGTAACCACCTCATAGGTttgtttcaaatttaattttatctTTTAGCATATGCAAGGGAAGGAGAATCAACATAATGGATATTGCAAGGAACTGGGATATATCATAGGAAAACCACATGTGGACTGAGTTTCAGTTCTACTTAAAGCTACAATTACAGAtatagaaaaaaatcagttgtgaTCCTGTTCCCAATTAAATGAACCTCCAGTCCTAAAATTGCATAGGATTGTGATAACATATCACAACTTTCATATATGATGAATCACCAATGACTATTAGTCAACTGAGTCCATTTTCCTCAAAACACGTCTCTTATTATGTCTAATAGCTCAGGCAAAAGCATTATATCTTTGTGGAAATAGCAGCATGACAGGATTTGACAGCTCTTTGTATCTAATGTACTATTATGATTCATGTCATATAAATACCACAGATAGCTAGCTCTTGCAATTAAGGTTTTTATTAGTTGTGGATCTTTCTCTCTCTTAAAGTGATATTACTGTCTTGTAGCATCTATGTTCTGGGTTAAGGATGAAAGTTGCTAATGAGGTTACCCCACTTCCTTgattctgccattttgttgagTAAGCACTTACTACTGAACTGAACACTGAAACACTCATCAGAATGCTTGCAAATTTCAGTATTCTGCCTGCACAAAAGAACAAAGCTGGCAGGCACAGTGAAATGAAAGCACTGAGAGCTCTCATTTGTCATGCTCACATTAACAATCACAAGGAGAACCAGTGCCCTGGATTGGTTTATATAGGGTCTCCCAGCTGAGTAGgaatttgtttttctatttaaaatctgTTGAAATGCAATTTTtgccttaaaaaaattaaggaatcAGGAGGACAATAGGAATGGAAATAGGCTACTTCTAAGGTGTGTACATGAGCCTGCCAGGTTTGGCAGTGTAACTTTAAGAAAAGCACACCTTTATGAATTTTTATTTTGCATAAGCTGAGTACCTAACATATGTAATCAATAAATCATATGCCAGTTGTTTCTTCTGCATGTCGAGTTATTTCTGTGTACAGACCATTACACAGTATTTGTGTAGCTTTGCTATTGTGCTTTTTTGCTCCCTAACACCAATTTAAGAGTTGTTATTCTTGGCTCATGgtgctttcaaaaaaatccacttgTGTCTATTTCTACCAAAAGAAGGGAATGCAGTAAAGGAGTCAATAAAGAAGGCCAATAGCTAGTCACCACATGTTACCCTCTATGCCTTTGCTAAGCAAGTTTGTGCTTGAGTGAGTAGTACAAAGTAAACAAATGCCTACCCAGTAAGGAAAGTGTATGACATATTGAGCATGTCAGTTCTGTCACCGATTTATCATTTTGAAAATCAAAGCCACCTTTTATATCTGCAGGTCATAAACTTTCAGCTGGTGTATGGCatgattcaatttttaaaaagtgtttgcaATGGACAACCAGCTAAATAAGAATTTTAACATatggcttttttttattattgcttCTAGTTCAGTTCTTTGTAACTGTTAAGTGCAAACATACCTGGAGAGACTAACATTTGCCAATAGTTATATCCTTAAGGCTCATTCtggattgttttctttttttaattctacCTAAAGACAGCTTTCTAAAATCCATCATAATGTGTGACAACTAACTACTAATAACAACAAAATACCAACTCAACAGTTGTTATAATCTAGTACTGGAGCTACAGCTAAACAGATTCACTACAAtatcctgcaaaaaaaaaaaaaaaagtgtaattgTCTATATGGTCACAATGATCCCAACATCCTCCTTCATGGAAACAAAATTAATGAGGCAGAGGGGCTGTAGCATAGCAAAATATTTCTTTGACAGTTACAAATGTAATTTATACTGTTGCAATGTGTTAGAGAGCCAGAGAAGGATACCAATTAAAATGGTAAGTCAGATGATCCAGCTATTGGAGGATTGCCAGAATGCCTATATTTAACTTGTAGAGAGATTTCATATTTTTCCAACAAATATGAATCAGTAGTTTAATAGCTGAGCTGATGATGATTATTTTTTCATGTGAAACTCCAAGTGTTGGCAGTAAATGCAAGATTTAGAGTAATTGCTCCAAAACAACAAACAGAGGAATAACGCCACATTCCTTTCACAAAGTTTTCATTGCCACGTACCCTTGTTGCTAGGTATGATCTTAACAAGTCTGGAAACATTCTTTAGTGAAGCAGATTAGCAAGTGAAATGTCAGAGAACTAATGGTGTTAAAGGAATGGAGTCAAGGAACAAAGCACTTTTTGTTTTGATGCCGCAAAGAACCCTTGAAATTGTGCGCTAATTTAGCCTTTATTGTTTAGTGGCATTGAGCCCCACGAATGCAAATTCCTGCAGCTGTCAAACTAGACTGTCATCAACATAGCGATTTTTTTGGCTCATGCAATAACTACAAATCCCTGAAGCTTTTAGACAAAACAGATTTGCTTAATTAACATTAatgtcttgtttttgttttccctttctttcccaCCAGGTGTCACACTTCCAACCTGAATGGTGTGTACTACAAAGGACCTTATACAGCAAAGACAGACAATGGAATTGTTTGGTACACATGGCATGGGTGGTGGTATTCTCTGAAATCTGTTGTCATGAAGGTCAGACCAGCAGACTTTGAACCCAATGTTGTTTAAATATCTAGTTAATATAATCCATCCAGTTAATCTTTTAGCAAATCCATCTAAATTGGGCAGATTtctccctccaccctccctcctctgcctcaTTTATGCctgtataaatctggagtaacttcattAAAATCAGTAGTGTTATATGGGTATAAATGAGAATAGAATCTGGCCTTGAGCCTGGAGATACAAATAATGTTTACAGGATTGCTAAAGAGACCAGACAAAGTTCATCCAGGGTTTATGGCAACTTTCACCAATGTAGAATACTTAGCAGTAGAACTCTAGA contains these protein-coding regions:
- the FGL1 gene encoding fibrinogen-like protein 1 isoform X3; translated protein: MKILTLFNFILANCLIMATGNSTLQSCFQEQLRLKAQVRLLEYRVKQQQVKIVRLLQEKEIQYHDNGDENSVIDLGEKRQYAADCAEIYNDGHKRSGFYKMKPLQSPSAFLAYCDMSEGGGWTVFQRRSDGSQKFDRVWDDYEQGFGNFVLRNGEYWLGNKNLHYLTDQGNYTLRIDLSDFEGVRRFAQYKSFRVAGEESSYQLSCGEYSGTAGDSLTGGFHPEVKWWADHRGMKFSTQDRDNDNYEGNCAEEDTAGWWFNRCHTSNLNGVYYKGPYTAKTDNGIVWYTWHGWWYSLKSVVMKVRPADFEPNVV
- the FGL1 gene encoding fibrinogen-like protein 1 isoform X4, whose amino-acid sequence is MKILTLFNFILANCLIMATGNSTLQSCFQEQLRLKAQVRLLEYRVKQQQVKIVRLLQEKEIQYHDNGDENSVIDLGEKRQYADCAEIYNDGHKRSGFYKMKPLQSPSAFLAYCDMSEGGGWTVFQRRSDGSQKFDRVWDDYEQGFGNFVLRNGEYWLGNKNLHYLTDQGNYTLRIDLSDFEGVRRFAQYKSFRVAGEESSYQLSCGEYSGTAGDSLTGGFHPEVKWWADHRGMKFSTQDRDNDNYEGNCAEEDTAGWWFNRCHTSNLNGVYYKGPYTAKTDNGIVWYTWHGWWYSLKSVVMKVRPADFEPNVV
- the FGL1 gene encoding fibrinogen-like protein 1 isoform X1 — protein: MAHQLIPFVQEEHKDQKLCEAANLLDFYGKCPHSSFLRMKILTLFNFILANCLIMATGNSTLQSCFQEQLRLKAQVRLLEYRVKQQQVKIVRLLQEKEIQYHDNGDENSVIDLGEKRQYAADCAEIYNDGHKRSGFYKMKPLQSPSAFLAYCDMSEGGGWTVFQRRSDGSQKFDRVWDDYEQGFGNFVLRNGEYWLGNKNLHYLTDQGNYTLRIDLSDFEGVRRFAQYKSFRVAGEESSYQLSCGEYSGTAGDSLTGGFHPEVKWWADHRGMKFSTQDRDNDNYEGNCAEEDTAGWWFNRCHTSNLNGVYYKGPYTAKTDNGIVWYTWHGWWYSLKSVVMKVRPADFEPNVV
- the FGL1 gene encoding fibrinogen-like protein 1 isoform X2, with product MAHQLIPFVQEEHKDQKLCEAANLLDFYGKCPHSSFLRMKILTLFNFILANCLIMATGNSTLQSCFQEQLRLKAQVRLLEYRVKQQQVKIVRLLQEKEIQYHDNGDENSVIDLGEKRQYADCAEIYNDGHKRSGFYKMKPLQSPSAFLAYCDMSEGGGWTVFQRRSDGSQKFDRVWDDYEQGFGNFVLRNGEYWLGNKNLHYLTDQGNYTLRIDLSDFEGVRRFAQYKSFRVAGEESSYQLSCGEYSGTAGDSLTGGFHPEVKWWADHRGMKFSTQDRDNDNYEGNCAEEDTAGWWFNRCHTSNLNGVYYKGPYTAKTDNGIVWYTWHGWWYSLKSVVMKVRPADFEPNVV